In Candidatus Cloacimonadota bacterium, the sequence CTCCTGTTGGAGCTGGCAGCCTTTCGCAGACAGCATCCAACAGTTCTGTGATGCCGATTCCAGCCTTGGCGCTCACCCGCAAAATATCTTCCGGCAAACAGCCCAAAATCTCGCAAAGTTCATGTCCCGAACCTTCGATATCCGCCTTGGGCAGATCAATTTTATTCAAAACAGGCAGGATTTCCAGATCGTTGTCCAACGCCAAATAAAGATTGCTCATGGTTTGGGCTTCCACGCCCTGGGACGAATCCACCAACAGGATGGCTCCTTCGCAGGACGCCAGCGCCCGGGAAACCTCATAGGAAAAATCCACGTGCCCGGGAGTGTCGATTAAATTCAGAACATATTCCTGACCTTTGTAGTTGTGAGTCATGCGCACGGCGTGACTTTTAATCGTGATTCCTTTTTCACGCTCCAATTCCATGGTATCCAAAACCTGCGCCACATCCACTTTCCCCACCACGTTTGTGCTTTCCAAAAAACGGTCTGCCAGGGTGGATTTACCATGATCGATGTGGGCTATTATGCAAAAGTTGCGAATGTTTTCTTGTTTCACATTGTGTCCTTGAAAAATATGGGATTTAGGCACCGGACAGATAACCTGCCGCGCCAAAACGAGTTTAACTTACACAAAATTGTAAGTGTTCACTTTTGTCAATAGATAATGCGTTTTTTCTTGCCACGTGAACCCAAAAAAGAACAGCTCCCAGCCTAAAACCACGTCTTTTTGGGGAAAATAACAAATCCTTTGCTACCGTAAATCACCTTGTGAATACTTCCAAAAAAGCCCGCGCTCAGGCGCCATCAAGCTTGCCATGATTTCAAAATATCTCTCTTGACGAAAATCTGTCGGTTTTAAAAAGTGTTTTTACTGCAGAGTATCCTAATCTCAAAAAGTGGGGTATCCTGCCCAAGGCATATCAGAAATAGGTATGTCTTCCACAATTTGGAAAGTGGCGCGCGCATTTGGGGAACTTTGGCCCGGGGTTTTGCGCGTCGCGGCTTTTCTTTAGAAAATTCATAAGGAAACAGTATGTTTTTCAATGTTCCAGTACCCAGAAATGAACCGGTACTGCCCTACGCGCCCGGTTCCCCGGAAAGAGAGCTTTTGCAAAAGAAGCTGAAAGAGATGCACGGGCAGCAGGTCGAAATTCCCGCCATCATCGGTGGAAAAGAGATCTTCACCGGAAACACCGGCACCAACGTCTGCCCCCACGACCATCAGCACGTTTTGTGCACCTTCCACAAAGTTGGCAAACCAGAAATAGCCCAGGCCATCGACGCTGCCATGAAAGCACGCCGGATGTGGGAAGAAATGCCTTTCTACGACAGGGCTGCCATCTTCTTGAAAGCCGCCGAATTGCTGGCCACAAAATATCGTCCGGTGATAAATGCTGTCACCATGCTTGGCCAGAGTAAAAGCGCCCACCAGGCCGAGATTGACTCCGCCTGCGAACTGATAGATTTTTGGAGATTCAATCCCTATTTTGCCCAGCAAATCTATGAACAGCAGCCCCCAGTTTCCCCGCAGGGAGAGTGGAACAGCTCCCAATACCGCGCGCTGGAAGGCTTCGTCTTTGCCATCACGCCCTTCAACTTCACCTCCATCGCGGGCAACCTGCCCACCTCACCAGCCCTGATGGGCAACACTGTGGTTTGGAAACCCGCCGGAACCGCTGTCTATAGCGGATATTTCATCATGAAAGTGCTGATGGAAGCTGGACTGCCCGATGGCGTGATCAACTTCATCCCCGGCCAAGGCGCCGTGATGGGTGACATGGTGATGGATTCCCCACACCTCGCTGGCATCCATTTCACCGGTAGCACCGGAGTTTTCAACCACATTTGGAAATACACCGCCCAGAACCTGGAAAACTACAAAGCCTATCCCAGAATCGTGGGTGAAACCGGTGGAAAAGACTTCATCTTTGCTCATCCCTCCGCAGACGTCACCGCGCTCGCCGTGGCTGCTTTCCGTGGAGCCTATGAATTCCAAGGCCAAAAATGCAGCGCCGCCAGCCGTATTTACGTTCCGGAATCCCTCTATGGCGAATGGTTGGAACAGATGAAAGCCATGCTGGCAGACATCAAACAGGGCGACGTACTGGATTTTGGAAACTATGTGAACGCCGTCATCGACCAGCATAGCTTCAACAACATCAAATCCTACATCGAACACGCGAAAGCCGCCAGCGACGCTTCCATCGTTGCCGGTGGTGGCTATGATGATTCCAAGGGATTCTTCATCGAACCCACCATCATCAAAGCTGAAGACCCGCGCTACAAGAGCATGCAGGAAGAAATCTTCGGCCCCGTGCTCACCGTTTATGTCTATAAAGACAGCGATTTTGAGAAAACCCTCGAACTCTGCGACAACACTTCCCCCTACGGACTCACCGGTGCCGTTTTCTCACGCGATCGCGAAGCAACCGTCAAGGCTTGCAACGCTCTCAGACACGCCGCTGGAAACTTCTATATCAACGACAAACCCACCGGAGCCGTGGTTGGACAGCAGCCCTTTGGCGGTGCCAGAGTTTCTGGAACCAACGACAAGGCCGGAAGCGCCCAGAACCTCATGCGCTGGACCTCCGCCCGCTCCATCAAGGAAAACTTCGTGCCCCCCACGAACTACAAATATCCTTTCCTGCAATCCTAAAACTCCAGATAAAACCCATAAAACGCAGGGCGGCGCTTCAACGGCGTCGCCCTTCTTTGTTTCTGGGAAAAAATCGGAGCTAAACTCCACGGTAAAATGTGCTTAACCCTCAGAATGCCATGGATTTATCCCAATCCGATTTATTAAACCAATTTTCCTCTTGCTTGGTAGCCGCCTTATGTCTCCCTTATGTTTCAAAAGCAAAGTTAAGCGACACATAGGTTTAGGGCTTTGCTACATGAAAATCAACAGACTCGTTCAGATTATAGGTGAAGATGGGGTCTCTTTTTTGTTGTCTTTGTCAGGAAGCTGGAAGCCGCAGATTTATCCGGACAAAAAAAGGGATGGCTGGCTTAAACTATAATCAGTTCGTTCAATTCCCTGGCTGCGTGTCCCGCCGCCAGGGCAAATTGCGGAGTTTTTTCGCGGAAGATGATGCCACGTGAGGAATTGATTAAGATATTGGGTCTTTCATTTGATTCCGCGGCATGGCGCAGAACCGAATCCAAATCGCCACCTTGAGCGCCGATGCCGGGAATGAGGAAAATACGCCCGGGCAGCAATTCCCGCATTCGTTTCAAATCCTGGCTTTGCGTGGCCCCAACCACAGCGCCAATCTTGTCCTCCGGAAATTGACCAATCCAAGCCGAGACTTTTTCAGCCATGCCGCCGTCCAGGAAAAAATCCCGCGCGGAAGCGTTTGAAGTGAGCGCCAACGCGAAAGCGAAGGCTCCGCTTCTATTCAGAATTGACCGCATCACATCCGCGCCCATCAAGGGGTTCAGAGTAATCGCGTCCACACGCAGATGGTCGAAAAAAGCGATGGCATATTGCTCCATCGTGTTGCCGATATCGCCAACTTTGCAATCCAAAATCA encodes:
- the pruA gene encoding L-glutamate gamma-semialdehyde dehydrogenase; protein product: MFFNVPVPRNEPVLPYAPGSPERELLQKKLKEMHGQQVEIPAIIGGKEIFTGNTGTNVCPHDHQHVLCTFHKVGKPEIAQAIDAAMKARRMWEEMPFYDRAAIFLKAAELLATKYRPVINAVTMLGQSKSAHQAEIDSACELIDFWRFNPYFAQQIYEQQPPVSPQGEWNSSQYRALEGFVFAITPFNFTSIAGNLPTSPALMGNTVVWKPAGTAVYSGYFIMKVLMEAGLPDGVINFIPGQGAVMGDMVMDSPHLAGIHFTGSTGVFNHIWKYTAQNLENYKAYPRIVGETGGKDFIFAHPSADVTALAVAAFRGAYEFQGQKCSAASRIYVPESLYGEWLEQMKAMLADIKQGDVLDFGNYVNAVIDQHSFNNIKSYIEHAKAASDASIVAGGGYDDSKGFFIEPTIIKAEDPRYKSMQEEIFGPVLTVYVYKDSDFEKTLELCDNTSPYGLTGAVFSRDREATVKACNALRHAAGNFYINDKPTGAVVGQQPFGGARVSGTNDKAGSAQNLMRWTSARSIKENFVPPTNYKYPFLQS
- the pyrF gene encoding orotidine-5'-phosphate decarboxylase, coding for MLSASLFNKYQARWKSSGSLLCVGLDSDVTQLPDCVRDEANPIWEFNRRIIDATEASACAYKPNLAFYLSDGQRGLEALQRTVEYIPAEIPVILDCKVGDIGNTMEQYAIAFFDHLRVDAITLNPLMGADVMRSILNRSGAFAFALALTSNASARDFFLDGGMAEKVSAWIGQFPEDKIGAVVGATQSQDLKRMRELLPGRIFLIPGIGAQGGDLDSVLRHAAESNERPNILINSSRGIIFREKTPQFALAAGHAARELNELIIV